Genomic window (Spirosoma sp. KCTC 42546):
AACTACACAGACGAGTAGCATCAGCGAACAAGGAGCAAGTTTCCAACAGATCAGTGCTGGCCCAACGCTGGCGGCTAAAGATTACGGCCACAAAATTACAGCCGTGCGCGATCAGGCTGGTAAACCCCTTAAATACACCATCAACCAGACCATGATGCGTATTGACTTGCCTCAGCCCGTAGGCCCAGGTAAGACGGTAACATTTTCTGTTGACTGGAATTTCAAAATCGTAGATGTCAGAAGTACTGGCGCTCGGGGAGGCTATGAGTTTTTCCCGAAAGACGGCAATTACATCTACGAAATAGCTCAGTGGTTTCCACGTTTATGTGCTTATAGTGATGTAACAGGCTGGCAGAACAAGCAATTCTTAGGACAGGGCGAGTTCACGTTAATCTTCGGCAATTACAAACTAGCCTTAACCGTACCGAACGATCATATTGTGGGCGCCACCGGCGAGTTGCAGAATCCAATCCAGGTATTAACGCCCACGCAAATAAAGCGGTGGAATGAAGCCAAAGGGAAAGGCGATAAGCCCGGCGAAAATCCAGTGGTTATCGTAACCCAGGCCGAAGCCGAAGCCGCCGAAAAAGGCAAACCAACCGGTACTAAAACCTGGATTTACAAAGCAGATAATGTTCGTGATTTTTCCTTTGCCAGTAGCCGAAAATTCATCTGGGATGCCCTACAACCCAACGTAGAAGGGAAACGGGTTTGGGCTATGTCGCTATATCCGAAAGAAGGAAATCCACTTTGGGGCCAATATTCAACCCGGCTTGTGGCGCATACGCTTCTCTCCTACTCACGCCGGACAATTGCATATCCTTATCCGGTAGCGTACTCGGTCCACGGGCCTGTTGGTGGTATGGAATATCCAATGATCAGCTTCAACGGGGCACGGCCCGAAGCCGATGGCACCTATTCGGTAGGCACAAAGAATGGACTAATTGGGGTGATTATCCACGAAGTAGGTCACAACTTCTTCCCTATGATTGTCAACTCCGATGAGCGCCAGTGGTCCTGGATGGACGAAGGTCTGAATAGTTTTATGGAAGGATTGGCCTGTTTAGAGTGGGATGCGAACTACCCCGCACGGGGCATCGATCCTCAGTCTATTGTTCCGTACATGCGTATGGACTCTACTCTACAGGTTCCCATCATGAGCAGTTCGGACAATATTCCCAGAAATACATTTGGACCAAACGCCTATAGCAAGCCTGCTACGGCCCTGAATATTCTCCGGGAGACGGTTATGGGTCGCGAGTTATTCGATTACGCCTTTAAAGAATACGCTCGTCGGTGGGCATTCAAAACGCCCGAACCTGCCGACTTCTTCCGTACGATGGAAGATGCGTCGGGGGTTGATCTGGACTTCTTCTGGAAAGGCTGGTTCTACAGTGTGCAACCCGTTGACCAATCCCTGGTAAAAGTTGACTGGTTCCAGGCAAGTTCGCAAAACCCGGAAATCACCAAAGCTGAAGCGCGTGCAGCAGCCCAAAAACGAGCCAATACCATTAGCAAACAGCGTGATGCGTTGAGCAAAGATCAAACCGTTGTGGCGCAGGACAGTACCATGAAGGATTTCTACAATAGCTACGATCCCTATGCGGTTACGGATGCTGATAAAAAGAAATATCAGGATTACCTGGCTACGTTATCGGCCGAAGAACGGGCATTAGCCGAAGCAGGCACTAATTTTTACACACTGTCGCTGAAAAACAAAGGTGGTATTCCAATGCCGGTAATTGTACGGATGGAGTTTGAAGATGGTACAGATTCGATAGCTCGCTTCCCGGCAGAAATCTGGCGTTTCAATGACGTTTCCATTAATAAAGTTATTGCTACACCCAAAAAAGTGAAGCAATGGACACTCGATCCCTACTATGAAATAGCCGATATTAATACGGAAGACAATTCTTTTCCACCGAGAGCACAGCCTAGTCGTTTTCAATTATTTAAACAACAACAGCGTGGAGGGGGTGCAGGGCCCAATCCGATGCAACAACAACGTCAACAATCACCGGCTACACCGGCTAAACAAGGTAGCGGCCGTAACTAACAAAGTTTTAACTTCTGATAAACTATGAGAAAACTAGTGTTGATGGCTAGCCTGGTCTTTGGGTCGGTGGCCTCATTCGCTCAGGTACCAAC
Coding sequences:
- a CDS encoding M1 family metallopeptidase yields the protein MQKIILLLTSLAIPLLSAQAQAPPPTQRANTRFEQLGPILPTPNTFRTASGAPGKDYFQNRADYDIKATLDDTNQKITGSETIIYHNNSGDILPYVWLQLDQNTFRADADGRTTQTSSISEQGASFQQISAGPTLAAKDYGHKITAVRDQAGKPLKYTINQTMMRIDLPQPVGPGKTVTFSVDWNFKIVDVRSTGARGGYEFFPKDGNYIYEIAQWFPRLCAYSDVTGWQNKQFLGQGEFTLIFGNYKLALTVPNDHIVGATGELQNPIQVLTPTQIKRWNEAKGKGDKPGENPVVIVTQAEAEAAEKGKPTGTKTWIYKADNVRDFSFASSRKFIWDALQPNVEGKRVWAMSLYPKEGNPLWGQYSTRLVAHTLLSYSRRTIAYPYPVAYSVHGPVGGMEYPMISFNGARPEADGTYSVGTKNGLIGVIIHEVGHNFFPMIVNSDERQWSWMDEGLNSFMEGLACLEWDANYPARGIDPQSIVPYMRMDSTLQVPIMSSSDNIPRNTFGPNAYSKPATALNILRETVMGRELFDYAFKEYARRWAFKTPEPADFFRTMEDASGVDLDFFWKGWFYSVQPVDQSLVKVDWFQASSQNPEITKAEARAAAQKRANTISKQRDALSKDQTVVAQDSTMKDFYNSYDPYAVTDADKKKYQDYLATLSAEERALAEAGTNFYTLSLKNKGGIPMPVIVRMEFEDGTDSIARFPAEIWRFNDVSINKVIATPKKVKQWTLDPYYEIADINTEDNSFPPRAQPSRFQLFKQQQRGGGAGPNPMQQQRQQSPATPAKQGSGRN